The Anopheles moucheti chromosome 3, idAnoMoucSN_F20_07, whole genome shotgun sequence genome contains the following window.
AACTTTTGTACCATACGTAAATGTTCCTCTATGCCACACTTTACATAGCCAAGCAATCCCAACAGTGGTGTTGAATCACCCCACATAGGATAATTGTAATTAATATCATAGTCATACTCCAAAAACCACTGTACGCAGCAGGGGATTGCGTTGTGGCACACTCGCGCAAATAGTTCAGCCATTTCGCTCTTAGAATGTTCGTACAAACTGTCGAACAATATTCGACGAATATCGGGATACGTCTCCAGAAACTTTCCAGCAGTAGAGGAAAAGCAATACCGACTCTGTTCTCCTACCATCCACGGTAGGTACATGTGAGCACATTGGCGAAACCAAGGCAGATCAATCAAGCGTGGTATTAGTACTGTCGCTGCACAGTAATGCATATGGTTCAGATTGCTACTCAGAAGATCACCATTTAATAAATCAACACGTGCTCCACGATCAAGTAAGAACGTGACCGTCGCACAGCATGATGCCAACGATAGTGGTAACTGTCCATCGGGTGTCGGACCGTTAACGTCCATACCGTGCTCCACTAGCTGCCCTAAGACCGTACCATGAAGCCCATTTCTGCAGCTTATGTGCAGCAAGTTATGTCCTGCTCCATTTATGTACGATAGCTGTGCCGTTTCGTTTCTGCGTAATAGCATCTCGAATATGCTTTCGCTCCTGTACACCAAATGTATCGGTAGGCACCCATTGTCGTCCAACTTCATAACGTCCATATTGCGGGAAATGAGCTTTTCTACCAATGACTTATTGCTCCACAAGACTGCTGCGTGCAGAAATGTCCTCCGATTGCTATCCAAATAATCATCCAACCGTTTTCCATTTGCCTCGAGTTTGGTGACTGTTTTCGCAAAATGGTCACAAAGATTACGTAGATCCTCATAAAAATCTGTAAAATAATAGTAACAATTATTTCAATAACTTGTCGCAACATGCCACATAGTACCATACCTCCTTGTGGAGAACCATTTTCCAGTTTGATTGATTCGATATCTTCTCGTAGCTCTGGTACTGCTTCCGCAATCACCTCCAAAAGCTTGCTGTGCGATGGTTCAGAACAATTCTGTTGTTGAACAGTAACTTCCCGAAGTTTTGTCATATCTTTTGTGTAAAAATCACAGTGATATTTCAAGACGAACTTTACACCTTGTTCGTCCGCATTGTACATCAACAAGCGAAGCAGTTTGAAAGGGGCATCGTTTTCCGGTTCCtgtacttcaaacatttcTTTAACAAACGTACTGTGTTTTCGGTAGAGAGCTTCAACAAATGCCAAATGTTTGCATCTTATCAAGTTGTGCAAGATGTTGAACTTTTCAAAGTTTCCTTGTAACTGAAGAAGCGTCAAATCTTGTTCAATTTGTTCAAAACAGTATTGTAATGCTATATCACGGCTAATCAAAGCACTAAGTGTTGTTGTATCACGCAGTCGTATTCGTACATCCAATTGGCATTCTCTTATATATTTTTCGCACAGTTTTTTCATCGGCACTGACCGTACAAAGTTCCAGACGTTCACCGTTGTGTCCTCTGCCGACTCGTACAAAAATATTCTACTCAAAGCTACCGATTTTGACTCATTCAGCTTTTTGGTGCGATACTTCAGTAAAAAGTTTACCAAATAGTCCACCATTTCTGTATGTTGCCGGTGCATCATGCGGTGCAACACTGTGTACTGGTTTCCATCACAGGCAAACGGGTCAAACCGATCGTCGTACTTGGTAGTTAGCAGAACGATAACGTCCTTGCGCATCTTTTCGCCAGCTGCCATTAATGGTGTTCGGTGTTGCAAACCAGAAGCCACGGTCAGTGAGGCTCCTCGGTTAATAAGCTTCGCTATTATTTCCTTTGTCGATAAGATACAGGCAAGCTGCAGATAATTCTCCACATCCCGTCGCATATCGCACCGATCGATTGACAGCACACCGTTCGCTAACAATCGTCGTACAAGCCGCATGATGCCGCACCATTTCGTTCGGTTACAAACGTCCAACGCAACGAAACGATGTCCATTAGTTGGGTTTCgtaaaagtacaaaaatttgcAAATTAAGTGGAATTCCTGCAGGACAATTGGAAACGACGTTCAGTGCAGCTTCACATTCCTCTTCTGTCCAGGCAATCAATATCGGTCTGCTTTTCCAGCCAGTTTGTTCCACTTTCCACAGAAACTGATGTTTGATCGTTTGCCGCACGATCGCCCAATCTTGCTCGTAGCGATCAAGCAGTAGATCAACCACACGTTCTGTCTTGTTTGCAATCGCCACATGTAGCGCAGTCCAACCGTCCTCTGTCGGTTGGTAAGGATTAATTTCACCGCTTCGGAGTACTTGTGCACACTCGGACAACGATCCTTTTGCTACTGCAAGGTGCAATGGAAAGCATTTGAAGCGATTCGGCGTAAAATTTGTTGGAtgcattttttacgatttttcaATCACATGTTCACTGGCACGGTAACTGTTAACTGTAGGAACACGTGTTTGCTTTAGTTGTATTTAAAGGGCTGTGCAATTGCATAAACGGATGAAATCCTATGCTTTGAGTACGAAACATTGCGACAAGTGGCGTACAAAAATGATTCATGCCAGCCGTGtactattgttgttgttttacatttcaaaacaaaccccataTTGGGTGCGTACACACTCCAATAGAACTTGGTGAAAATTTGAACACATGAACGAAGTTGAAAATTCCGGTACACCGATAAATGCAGGAAGGAATGCTAATATTTTTTTAGGccaaattaattgaaatgcaGTAAAGAAAAGTAAATACAATTTCCATTTACGGTATCATCGGCCTGCACAATACATACGAGTGTATATGCAACTATCTGTCAAATATATTCGAAGTTGATTTGGACAGCTACCAGGTTTTCGAACTAGTTCAAAATGGCAGTTGTCAAGCATTTCCCAATAAGAATATCAATTCCATCcgttcaaaacaacaaaaatgttgTAGCAAAGTATACAATGTTATCCACGTAAACCATATCTTATGGTGAACGGTGAACAAACCATATCTTATAGACGTGACGAGCATATCTAATATAGAAGCTTTCGACATTCTAGCGATCTGTACAACCAGAAGCGTTAGTGTGTATTCTTTCGCACTGTGTATTACGTGTGTATTTCTTTGCCAGTAAAGGAACATTTTGCTAACAATAATTCATATATTCACCAGCCACTCACCGAATTTTATTTTGACTTAGAAGGAACACACTCGTTTGCTTTCTAATCAATTATATTTCATAAATGGCAATTTGTTTGGACAACCTACATGTAACCAACAACTTCACTTTCGTAAGTACACTCTGTAGAGtcaacattaaaattaaataagaaaCTCATGTCTAACTAAAACTATCTCTTACTCAGCATGATTTCTTGCCTCTATGCTTTCGCTTCGCAAAGTACTTTAATACGTTTAATTGATGCATACTATAAAATACACACGCTTGTGTATTTGTATGAGAAAACAAACGTAAGTAGCATTTCGTACCGTGTTGAGTTACATATAAATTAATATGAGCAAACAGGTTAAACTATGTTTATCGGTGTCACTTACTCGAAACAGTAGTTGAGATTAATGCTTTCGTTCCTATCGCTCCTATTCGCTGCAACAGCACTGTACCTATACGTGATTCCATCCATCGTTCTCTGCTATCATTGTCCAAGCAGGAAGAAAATAGGAAGATCAAGTAACTTTGCTGAACCTACAGTTTTTGCGCTTCTCAATCTCCTATTTCGTTTTATCTCTGAACAAACTTTGGTAAAGCTCTGCCATACACGCGTTTCATTGTTCAATGTCTTGTTTTCCAACAAGTTGTTGCATTAAGTAGCTTAAATAAGAAGTATTAATTATTGCTACGATGTACTGCTTTTTAATTGTGCTGCTATCGTGATTCGATTCTACTGGTGCTACTCGCGATCGCGTGTGTCAAATGCATCGTTAGCGGAAGAAACATGTCTAGGGCTATAACTACCAATAACATTAGCGGCGTTAGATCAATTGTGGTGGCGGTGATTTTGATGAAACAAAGTCAAACGCTTTCGGTGGCACTAGCGACCTCACGTTGCACCTGGTAGAACACCCATTCCTCCATAAATGATGGTACGAATGCCGAACTCTTAGTGTACTTAACCTTTGGCGTTAGCTTTGCGAGCTGATCCTCGTACATTCGGAGCGATTCCGGGCAGCTGACACCGTTACCCTGTGAAGCATTAGGATACGCATTCGTATAGAGTACGACACAATGATACTCTCGCCATTCTACTTACGTGAGTCATAAACTTTCCGTCTGGCTTAAGCACCTGGAAAGACGATTCCAAGATCAAGCGTATAAAATCCCATATCTCTCCGGTCGGTGTGTCGGAGATCGGTATGTCAGTCAGATCGCCAAACACGTAATCAAACTTGCGTTCCTCCTTAATGTACTTCTTCAGGTACACCATACAATCTCCGACGATAATCTCGTAATTGTCGTCCATGCGCTTCTCCAGCACTTCGCCACAGATGGAGTTCATATATTTATTGCACGCCTGCATGACTATTTCGTCGATCTCGAGCATCACGACGAATTTGGGACCTTCCTTTAGCAGCTCATAAAGCAAAGCTCCATCACCACCGCCCAGAATGCATATCTCCTTTCCAGCATAATTTTCGGCACCTCGGCACATCAACGTTTCGGTATAGATAAGATCTGCTTCGGCAATGtctattaaaataaaaaaagtacacCAAATCAAAATTTCGTTTTCCAGATAGGGGTCCAATACAAGGAATGTCTTATTTTTATCAGCCATCAGTTACGGTACTAATTGTATACATACTTTGCAATTCATCCAACACCAACATGTTGCCGAGGCTTCGCGAGTGTACGATTTGAATCTTCTGGAATTCAGAACGCTTGTCGAACAACACCCGGTCGATGTCGTACTCGATGACACGTTCGTCTGTAAACGATAATCAATCCAGAAGGTTCAGTAAATTATGGGTAAAATATAGATATAGCAAGGTTCAAAGCATAGTCAAATTAATCATGCAATTTTTAACACTTAGAAGTTTTATTGCTTAGAAGCAAgctattttatctttttttataagaaaaacaaaataaaactgcaAATTGTTTAGTTATTTTGTACGGTTGTTATTACAAACAGCTTAGAggataaaaacatatttttgtggTCCGATTGATGGTAAACATTTATCATATTCAAGCAAATATTagatttaatataaaaaaaaacatgcgatTCAAAAGCAATATCCTGATTGTAAATTGATtatctttaaaataattttgataAACTATAATATTTTGTACGACGGTACAAAAGATAAATGCTAACCAATTATCGATTTTTTAATCCTATTTAGTGTATAAAGTGGAGCATTTTATTTTAGGTTTACCATACTTATTTACTTTGTTTGTCTTAATCGTATGAAAGACTCGACAAAAGATTGGCTTAAATTTTAATCTTATTCTAATCAACTATTATACTTCCCAAAACCATAATTGATCGTTCAtcgatgaacaaacaaacacacaaacaaatcgcgacatttcatcattttaacgcaacaaaaatattattcacacaaaaaccaaTGGAATGCTTTTACAAGACAACATTGTTAAATATTAAGCAATATAGCAATAACTACTAACAAAGTATATTTAACTTTAACACTATTCATAAACACATTTTGCATAGGGAAAGCTTAGTAAACAGCAGTTAAGCAGACAACGCGAAGTGGCGCTCTCTTATTACGTTAAGTTTTGCTAATACTTCGATGATCGCATGTCTTACCTGCGGTCGGAAAATAACGGGTTAAGGGACCCCGTTGGAGCGGTGGTAGCGATTGGCCATGGTTGAGTTTTAGTTTTTGCACCAAATTGTTCTCGAGCTCACGTATTTGCTTCAATGGAGAATTTTTGGTGTGGTAGGAGCATGGTAATGATGTGGCGTGGTGGTAATGCATGGTAATATATGATGGATGCATGTATGTATTCATTTCGTTCAATCAGTATCCGGTTAGAGTTGCAAAaccataaaaaaggaaaaaaggaaaaaaaaacaaaagatattaaaatatgTTCGGTCAAATGTGAACAGATCGATTTTCCCAACATACTGTTTGAGCAGGTTACAAAAGGGTAAACAAGATCGAGCGATTATAACACGAgtaatagaaaaagaaaaaatgacaCATTGGCAAGAAGCTGTTGGTCGAGAATTGTTGGTAGATTTATTGCCAAAGGTTAAATATATTGTCCTggggaaaacataaacactcttttaaactaaattaattatacTTATTCTAAGGGTTTGGGAcagcccggtggtgtattgttagtggcgccggtcttcacacgacaagaCCGGTagaaaatctcatccggaacaatcctccgtacgcaggactagCTATCCTAcgtgtaaataaaaacaaagatagccagaaatggcaggtccagacctcttgaggttgttgcgCCGACAAAGAAAAATATTCTACGAGTTTTCCTCATTGTTTATACCAATGCAAcaacacaataataataatgctataaattttgatttttcttttcgattaATATGTGCCGAAAGTAAATATGTTTGCAGTACATGAGAAATACCATTGACCCATAATCGGTAATCTTTACAATATTGAAACTTGCGTATTGAAACCACCAAAcaagaaataaacgaaaaaacagCATGTGTTCAAAACTAATTCGGGAATGACATATGTTACGCTAGACCGATCGTATCCTATAAAATTTCgagttttaaaaacaaaaacattaatgatGCTCCAAACGGGGTTCCCGAGGATGGTAAGAATGAATGTATTGTGAAATGTATAGCTTGCCTAATTCTAGCTAATATTCAATAGATCAATAGAAAGCATTCGATTGTGATAGGGAAAAAACGAACGCATAGCAAAACTCATCATggtaaaaatagaacaatatAAAAAACTATAATCAGTTAAAGGTACAATTGAAAAGGGgcgattcatttttttaaagattacAAATATATTAGAACAAACtgggaaaaaatcgaaaagTCTATAATAAAACCGATTCGAAACAATAACaatgaaaacaacataaaCGGGAAAGAAAACCATACACATGACAAACACAGTGGTGGTAGTAGGTATAGAAACATTGTTGCATTAGGCTAGTAGTaacgagaaagaaagaaaaaagtatTGGGGAGAAACCAAACAGGTTTGTGCCGTGTTCAGTGGttcataaaattattaaatgtgTAAAATCGAGTAAATGCAAGCTATGGCTAACCTGAGCTTGTTAGGTAAACGTCAACGCTACTGCCCCGTTTTATTGGTGGAAGGTGCTTGGAGCGAATTGCCTCTAGCCTGATGCGCAAACCGTTTTCTAGCGTTTTCATATTCTACGGAAAGACAAATCAACCGTTTACGAGCAAAACCGAGGCAAAAACCGTATGTGCAGTAAAATAGTGTGCATTGAGTATTAgagaaaaatacaacaaaatattgaattaaaaaaacccaacataAACAGAAAaagttctaaaaaaaaaataataatgttaaCAGAACGTACCACAACTAACTGATTAAATATACTAATTTAAGAGAgataaatcaacaacaaccagaTAATGTGACCTTCGTTAGGTTTTAACAAAGAAGTTTCAGTTGAAACATTAAAGAATTTGTTATTACAGTGAAATTATTGCAACAAGATTAACTAAATTCGCACTCATATGTATGTTACCCTTGGACTGCGTAATCCGCATTCGCAACAGAGAGATGATCAAGTGCCAAGAAGATATGTAAATAACAGGTTGATATTTAGCATGGCAATAAACGAAAAAGTGCTAAGAAGGATTGAGTCCTTCAACAAGCCACTCGTCGTTCATGTGACGATTGAAATATCGTGCAAATATGAACATGAAATTGAccataaaatacattttgGGAGGTATAAATAAACAAGTGGTGGTTTCAAAACAGTGTCTTAAGCACACAATTGTACATGTGATGTCAATTTGTAATgcttatatttaaaaacatgcCTATTCTTAATAAAGATCTTAGCACATAATTAAGTGTTCACCAATAATgatgaagataaaaaaaaacatacaccaaaCATACTATGTACCGCCAGTGGAGCTATAAAATTATCCGCCACTGTTCAATCACCGCGAGCACATGTCAGAATGTATCTGTCAAAACAAACAGCGCGATTTTGCttccttcacacacacacaaacaaagcCGGCTTTTCATCGCTAGCCTTgtctgtgtgcgtgcgtaAGTGTTTTGGCATGTGAGGCAGAGTGAGGCGTATCCTACATCCTTTGCTCGTATCGATTTTTCCCATATCGGGAAAAGCTTGCACTTTGgcaaaatatgcaaaattgCAACAACAGTAAACGCATGAACCCCTCCTATACAGTTAAGCTTCgaatacacgcacacacacgcgaatACATTGGCATTCGAATCCGCAGTAATAAatagaacaagaaaaaagacaaaacgCCCGGGCAAGAGCTGCATAACAGCGACCTAGTTTTTTCGCACGGACCAATACTTTAGGCAACCTATTCGCAATGTTACAGGGAGGAAGAAAGACAACGTGTTTGCACAATAAATTCACAAGCCCAACGCATACTTCAAAGGAGATCTTCGCCTCATCGCCATCCTTCCGGTAGTATTCGACGTTAATCGTTATCAGGCCTTGCTCGAAAATACGGATCGTCACAACGGTTCCAGTGCCGGCTTCAGTGAGGATGCACAGGTACCCATCGGCCGTCAGCATGTCGTAGGATATCTTCAGATCGGCCAAATACTTTTCAAGGCCTTCTTTGCACACTTGTACAATGTCCTTGCGTGACACCTCGTCAATGATACGGGCGGGGTCGAGCGAAAAATCCAGCAAAATCGAATTCACCGACATGGTGCAGCTGAATTCTTGTATCACTTCGTTTTTCCACTAAACCACAATTTGCACAGGTTTCGAAAGGCGTTCGGGGCGCTTAAAAGAATGATGTTTGTCGCTAGCTCAATTTGCACTGCAGATAATTCGCACACTGTACACGCCTTTACTGAAAAGACATTCGCGACCGAACTGAAAAACACGCGCTTAATACGACGATCCGCCTCTTCTTCTTTGTTATGCAAAACTGATTCCTGCTGTAAATCGAAGCAGACGATAAACAGAGAAGTGTGAGTAAAGCGTCGGCCTCTGTGGTAATGTTTGTGCAAGCTAATCCAAACACAAGACCCGAAACTTGCCGAAGATCTCCATTTTCGAAAATTCCGCAAATTGAAaattcaacataaaaaaattgaatttgtaGTGGATTTATAAAAGACAATATCCATGTATGAACCCgttagcaaaagcaaaacaaagaaaagaaaaagaattgcATTGATGTGTTGATTTCAAAGATCATTGCTTAATTTTCCCGTCACCGTTCATGTTATATCTATATACCTTGGTAATGGGAAATGTTTTCGAAATGTCACACAACCGTCACGAACATTTCGCCATGGTGGTATTTCCGCCGGACATCTACCAATTATTCTTCCACGAAAAAATTGAAGCAGACCACgtgaattttccttttttgaagcttttttttctatccttATATGATCCGAACAGATGATCAGTCGGACAATGAGACGTAGAAGGATGAGCCAATACATTGAAAATAAGGTGTTTGAcaaagaatattttgttttcgcttcttCGAAAAGCGTTAcgatttaatattaaaaccaTTAGACCTCCTCTAATTTCATGTACCAGGTGGCGTTTGTATCGTGTCAACTCGATATGGTCTTTCAAGTCGAAACAATTTATACAGATTTCAAAACTACGTGTGACCGTATTTCTTTGTGTTTTcgtacttttttttgtagtacCGTTAATATAAGCTAATTTGTTAAAACAAGTTATCAACTTCATAACTCAAGGAATAACAATTAGCTTCACATTAAGTTAACGCGTTTAACTGTTCCTTCCATGAGGCCGGTGTTTTTctatgtacaggcagtcccggagatacgcggttcctcttatacgagtgttcggagatacgcgggtttttgaaaaacatttctttctaaatGTAATCCTTCTAAAAATCGCGTGATTCGCTGCacaaattaagtgcagagaaggaagtcgactctgtaactttgaagtataaacgaaattgcccCAGGATTcaacttacgcggaaattcgagttacgcggatttttccctggttatagcggtccgctataatagcgtatctcgggggtTGCCTGTAGTGTCCTTAGACAGACTTCccaagcaacctaaagcaacatgcagcgctacttagcgataaaaagagcgcttcaatacgaTGTACgagagcgaagcgaaacagtcgaaatgcagcgctgcctcgttgccgaaatgtagcgctcatgCAGCCAATCCGTGAAACAGCTGCAGCTATCGTAAAGCTTTACAGATTAGCTGcatgagcgctacatttcggcaatatgcagcgcatgtattgaagcgctctATTTATCGCTAAATAGCTAAACATGTTTGTATGTCCATGTCCttaaaatttgaatgtttcgtTGACATGCTGCTTTCCTCCTCATCACTTCCTGATTCGTTTGCTGTTATTACATTAGGAACGTGACAATTTGCTTCACTATTTGGATATGGTTCTGTTTCTTCTATGGTTCTGTTTCCGGGCTCCTCGATGCTTCCAGTTGGAATTTGTGGTGCCTCTTCGTTTGAggtcttttttttcatgtacatatctctttttcggtataacacaccagacttccgcaacctttttgcattcatttcactatgtttgctttatcacaactaaattctccaagaacaaacctcacgtaccaaaa
Protein-coding sequences here:
- the LOC128301998 gene encoding uncharacterized protein LOC128301998 isoform X1; its protein translation is MHPTNFTPNRFKCFPLHLAVAKGSLSECAQVLRSGEINPYQPTEDGWTALHVAIANKTERVVDLLLDRYEQDWAIVRQTIKHQFLWKVEQTGWKSRPILIAWTEEECEAALNVVSNCPAGIPLNLQIFVLLRNPTNGHRFVALDVCNRTKWCGIMRLVRRLLANGVLSIDRCDMRRDVENYLQLACILSTKEIIAKLINRGASLTVASGLQHRTPLMAAGEKMRKDVIVLLTTKYDDRFDPFACDGNQYTVLHRMMHRQHTEMVDYLVNFLLKYRTKKLNESKSVALSRIFLYESAEDTTVNVWNFVRSVPMKKLCEKYIRECQLDVRIRLRDTTTLSALISRDIALQYCFEQIEQDLTLLQLQGNFEKFNILHNLIRCKHLAFVEALYRKHSTFVKEMFEVQEPENDAPFKLLRLLMYNADEQGVKFVLKYHCDFYTKDMTKLREVTVQQQNCSEPSHSKLLEVIAEAVPELREDIESIKLENGSPQGDFYEDLRNLCDHFAKTVTKLEANGKRLDDYLDSNRRTFLHAAVLWSNKSLVEKLISRNMDVMKLDDNGCLPIHLVYRSESIFEMLLRRNETAQLSYINGAGHNLLHISCRNGLHGTVLGQLVEHGMDVNGPTPDGQLPLSLASCCATVTFLLDRGARVDLLNGDLLSSNLNHMHYCAATVLIPRLIDLPWFRQCAHMYLPWMVGEQSRYCFSSTAGKFLETYPDIRRILFDSLYEHSKSEMAELFARVCHNAIPCCVQWFLEYDYDINYNYPMWGDSTPLLGLLGYVKCGIEEHLRMVQKLLQKPIDVNATNNFGRNALMILANGIGWMKNCGHLPLELASLLLKRGIGMDQQDDQGNTALHNAFERKQWEMVEFLIENGANASIRNNSNMLACQMGLATHENLFGFIK
- the LOC128301998 gene encoding uncharacterized protein LOC128301998 isoform X2 is translated as MTKLREVTVQQQNCSEPSHSKLLEVIAEAVPELREDIESIKLENGSPQGDFYEDLRNLCDHFAKTVTKLEANGKRLDDYLDSNRRTFLHAAVLWSNKSLVEKLISRNMDVMKLDDNGCLPIHLVYRSESIFEMLLRRNETAQLSYINGAGHNLLHISCRNGLHGTVLGQLVEHGMDVNGPTPDGQLPLSLASCCATVTFLLDRGARVDLLNGDLLSSNLNHMHYCAATVLIPRLIDLPWFRQCAHMYLPWMVGEQSRYCFSSTAGKFLETYPDIRRILFDSLYEHSKSEMAELFARVCHNAIPCCVQWFLEYDYDINYNYPMWGDSTPLLGLLGYVKCGIEEHLRMVQKLLQKPIDVNATNNFGRNALMILANGIGWMKNCGHLPLELASLLLKRGIGMDQQDDQGNTALHNAFEQSFSWITFHSIVFVM
- the LOC128301867 gene encoding spermine synthase isoform X1, with product MSVNSILLDFSLDPARIIDEVSRKDIVQVCKEGLEKYLADLKISYDMLTADGYLCILTEAGTGTVVTIRIFEQGLITINVEYYRKDGDEAKISFEQIRELENNLVQKLKLNHGQSLPPLQRGPLTRYFPTADERVIEYDIDRVLFDKRSEFQKIQIVHSRSLGNMLVLDELQNIAEADLIYTETLMCRGAENYAGKEICILGGGDGALLYELLKEGPKFVVMLEIDEIVMQACNKYMNSICGEVLEKRMDDNYEIIVGDCMVYLKKYIKEERKFDYVFGDLTDIPISDTPTGEIWDFIRLILESSFQVLKPDGKFMTHGNGVSCPESLRMYEDQLAKLTPKVKYTKSSAFVPSFMEEWVFYQVQREVASATESV
- the LOC128301867 gene encoding spermine synthase isoform X2, encoding MSVNSILLDFSLDPARIIDEVSRKDIVQVCKEGLEKYLADLKISYDMLTADGYLCILTEAGTGTVVTIRIFEQGLITINVEYYRKDGDEAKISFENMKTLENGLRIRLEAIRSKHLPPIKRGSSVDVYLTSSDERVIEYDIDRVLFDKRSEFQKIQIVHSRSLGNMLVLDELQNIAEADLIYTETLMCRGAENYAGKEICILGGGDGALLYELLKEGPKFVVMLEIDEIVMQACNKYMNSICGEVLEKRMDDNYEIIVGDCMVYLKKYIKEERKFDYVFGDLTDIPISDTPTGEIWDFIRLILESSFQVLKPDGKFMTHGNGVSCPESLRMYEDQLAKLTPKVKYTKSSAFVPSFMEEWVFYQVQREVASATESV